CTGCACCGTGCTGGGCAGCGCCGTTCCCGCCACCTTCACCTGCGGCTGCTGGGGTGACCAGTCCAGCGCCACCGTCACGCTCTTGCCCAGGGTCGCGTACTGCGTGGCAAGCGGGTGCGTGACCGGGGTCGGCGAGGGGCCCGTGCCGGTGCAGGCCGCGAGCAGGGAGCCCAGGGTCATCCATCCAAGCCAGTGTTTCATTGTCGACCTCCAGCCACAGCGTTTGATCCAGGATGTACGCGCTGATCGGCATGTGTGCAGGCTGTCAGCGTACCCCTGAACGACCCATGAACGATTCCAGGCTGGCCTTGGCCTCGACGGCCATGGCATGAAAGCCGCCGCGCTCGAGCAGGTCGATGGCCTGGTTCCACGCAGGAATATCGCCGTCGAGTTCCGCCAGGTTGGCGAGCAGCATGGCGATGTGCGAGGCGTCGGCGGTCTGTCGGGCGACCTCCAGCCCGGCGCGGTAGGCCCGCCGGGCCTGGTCGGGCTGCGTGAAGTGGCTCAGGATCCCCAGGCCATTCCAGCCCAGCACCAGGGCCGTCAAATTCCCGACTTCCTGGCCTAGCCGGATCGCCTCCCGGAAGGCGGCGGCGGCCTGTTCGGTGGCTCCGCTGCGCAGGAAGCCCTGGGCCATGTTGGTCATGACCATGGCCCGCGCCGAGGGTTGCTGTTCGGTGGCGGCCAGCACCTCCCGGAAGGCGTCGTCGACACCCTCGCCCAGGATCACGCGGGCCACCGCGCGGTTGTTGATGGCCCACACCCAGCGGGAGGTCTGCCCGGCGGCCTGCCACAGCGTTTCCGCGCGGCTGAACACGTCCAGCGCTTCTCGCGCGTTCCCCCGACGCAGCGCGATCTCGCCCAGGGTGGTCAGCGCCTCGGCCTCGGCCCCCAGGGAACCGGTCAGCGCGTCGCGGGCCGCCTGCTCGGCCCCGGCGGGATCACCCAGCTTGTAGCGCAGCCGGGATTCCAGGGCGCGCGTTTCCGGACTCTGCGGCAGGGTCAGCAGGACGTCCAGAGCCTGCCGGAACAGGCTGCCGCGCTCCAGCGCCTGCGCCCGCAGCAGCGTGATCTGGGCGGACGCCGGACTGTGGGCCAGCAGTTCCACGGCCCGGCCCGGAAAGCCGCGCCGCAGCAGTTCCTCGCCCCAGTGGGCATGGGCGGCGCGCAGACCGTCCAGATCGCTGTCCTCCCACAGGTGGCGGGCCGCCTGGTAGTGCGGCAGGGCCAGGGCGGGCGGCAGGTGCCGGGCCAGGGCAATGTGAATCTGGGCGGCCTGCTCCGGATCGCTGTCCAGGGTGTGCCGGGCCAGTTCCAGGCCGCGCACCAGCCCGGATTGATCGATCAGTCCGGCCCGCCGCAGGTGTTCGTGCGCTTCCACCAGGGCCGGGGCGGGCAGGTTCAGGGCCGCGCGGATCAGGCCCAGTTCCATGCCCGGCTGCAGCGTGAGGACCGCGTAGAGGAGCCGTTCGGTGGCGCCGAGGCGGCCCAGCCGGGCGTCCAGGGCGTCGTCCAGCGGTTCGCCGCGTAGGAAGGCTCCCACCAGGGTGGGCAGGCCCCCGGTGGCCTCGAAGGCGCCGGGCGTGCTCCGCAGCTCTGCGGCGCTCAGGGCGCCCAGTTCCAGGCTCAGATCCACCGGCAGGGGCGGCTCGCCGGTGCCCGCCAGGATCACGGGGAAGTCCGGGCGCAGGGCGTGCAGGCGCTCCAGCAGCGTCCGGCTCTCGGGATCCACGGCGGCCCAGTCGTCGATCAGCACCCGGCCCGGCTGGGCGCCCAGGCGCCTGAGCAGGACGGCCTCGCTGGCTTCCAGATCGCCCAGCAGCGGTTCCAGCGTGGCGTAGGGCAGACCGGCGCGTGCCGGCAGGACATGCCCGCCGGCCGAGGCTACCTCGCGCAGCAGGGCCGTCTTTCCCTGGCCCGCGCCGCCGCGCACCCACGCCCACTGGCCGGGTTCCAGAGCGCGTAGCCGCTCCAGTTCCCGTTCCCGCCCCACGAAGGGAGGTCGCAGCCGTCCACGGGCCTGGGGCACCGGGGCCTCCAGCGTGAGGCCCAGGTCGCGGGCTTCCCGCTCGATGGCCCCGCATAGTGGATGCTCGGCGGCCCTCAGCAGGGCGTAGAAGCGTGGCAGATCCTCGGGTTCGGGGGGTGGGGCTCCCGGCAGGCGGTAGGCCGTCTCGGCTCCCTGCGCCGCCCGCTCGAACTGGGCCTCGCGGGCCTCGGCCTCGGCGTGCCACAGCAGCGCCGCCCGCAGCTCGCGGGCCAGGGTCTCGCGGGTGTCCAGCACCCAGTCCTCCAGCTCGGTTCCCGAATCGTCCAGGTCGACGCTGTCGGCGAACGGCCCGCCGTACAGCTTCAGGGCCTCGTCCAGGTTCCCGGCCCGCAGGTGGTCGCGCAGTTCCCCGGCGTCGCTGGGTACGGCCGCCCACACGCGGCGTTCGTCGGCATCGCCGGCGTGCAGGCGGCGCAGGTGCGTGATGGCCACCGCGAGGTTGTTCATGGCGTTCGGGGCGTCCGGCCAGAACAGCTGCGCCATGAAGCGCCGGGTGCGCGGTCCTTCCAGACTCAGGTAGGCCAGCAGCAGCAGCGGCTTCTCGCGGCGGAACTTCAGTTCCTCCAGCCGCAGGTGACCCAGACTGACCAGCCGCATGGGTGCAGCCTAGCGTCCCTGGCTCCTGCCATGATCACGGCCTGCGAAAACGTTCATGGGTCGTTCAGGCCTTCGTTCCTATCGTCCTGGCAAGCACCGGGCCACGCACCAATTGCGGCCGGCCGCTCAAGGAGACACCACCATGCCGAACACCAGGATGCTTGCCGGAACGATCACGACCCTGAGCCTCATGCTGGCCCTCGCCGGCTGCAGTGGGGGCAGCTCCACGCCCGCACCCGGCCCGCTGGCCGCGCCCCAGCACGTGCAGGTCATTCCCCAGGACGGCCAGGCGACCATCGTGTGGGACGCCCCGGACGACGCGAAGGTCACGGGCTTCAACGTCTACCAGGGAGACCAGAAACTGAACGATGTGCCCATCAGCGCGCAGGGCCTGAAAGGGGGCGGCCTCAAGGTGTCCGGCCTGCACGCCCAGGCCCAGGCGGGCCACCTGCTGAGCTACGTCGCGCAGAACCTCCAGAACGGCACGCGCTACGACTTCCGCGTGGTATCCGTCGGAGCAGGTGGCGAGAGTAGCGCCTCCAGCGGCAGCGCCGGCGGCAGCCCCCTGGTCTGCGACCGCTACAAGGTGGACAGTCGCATCTATGGTTCCGGGCCGTACGAACTGCACCGCGCGAAACTGACGCGGGCCGGCACGGGCCTTCCGGGTGCCGAGATTCACGTGCTGGGCGGCGGCACCGACCACATCATGACGTACAACGCGGGCCTGAGCGAATACTTCGACACGGCCAGCGGCACCACCTTCGCGTGGACACCGGGCAGCCGCGCCGACCTGCTGACCCGCGTGGGCGATTGCCTCGTGCTCGCCACCGACCGTGTGCCCGCCCGCCCCACCCTGAGCGCGCCCGCCGGAGCCACCTCCGATCCGACCACGCCGGTGAACCTCACGTGGACGCTCACGGGCAGCGACCCGGCCGTGCAGAACGTGCACCTGTCATGGGTGGACGGCGGCGGCACCATCCACACGCACATGTTCCCGAACCTGCCCGGCAGTGCCCGCAGCTTCAGCATCCCAGCCGGCACCCTGCCCGGCGGCGTGCCTGTAAAGGTCTGGGTGCGAACCAGCAACCCTGGCGCGGCCACCCTGTTCGGCAGCTACACGCCGGACTCCAGCGTGTCCTTCGAGAACACCAGCCCGCTGCTGACCCTGCCGGCCGGAACCGGCGCGGCCCCCCAGCCCGCCGTGAGCTGGGGCGACCCGCACCTGATCACCCTGGACCACACGGCTGTGGAATTCCAGGCGGTGGGCGAGTTCGATCTGGCGCAGTCCACCACCGACACCTTCCGCGTGCAGGCCCGGCAGCGGCCCTGGGGAGGCAGCGGCGTGGTCAGCGTGAACACGGCCATCGCCACCCGCATGAACGGCCAGAAGGCCGGCGTGTACCTGAGCGGCAGCGGGGCGGTGCTGCGGCTGGGCAACGCGGGTACCGTCACGCCTGTGCCAGCCGGTGGCCTCGACCTGGGGGGCGGGTACCGCGTGACCCAGAGCGGCGCGGAGTTCACCTTCGAGTCTCCCGGCGGGGAGCGGCTGATCGTCACGGGCGGCGGCGGGTACCTCAATGCCCGCCTGACCCTGCCCGTCAGCCGTCACGGGGCCATACGTGGCCTGTGGGGCAACTTCGACGGCGTGGGCACCAACGACGTATTCCTGCGATCGGGCACGCCCCTGAGCAGCCCCATTCCCTTCGCGGATTTCTACGGCCCCTACGCGACCTCCTGGCGGGTTCCCAGCGCCGCCGAATCCCTGTTCGTGTACGACAGCGGCCAGAGCTTCGGTGGCTTCGACGACCCGGCCTTCCCGTCCGCCCACCCGATCCCCAGCGCCGACGAACGCGCCGCCGCCGAGGCGACCTGCCACGCGGCGGGCGTGACCGACCCGATCCTGCTGGCCGGGTGCGTCACCGACGTGAGCCAGACGCACGACGCCGGGTTCGCCAGCGCCGCCGCGAACGTGCCCGCCCCGCTGGGCAGCGTGACCATCATCCCGCCCGCCCGCGCCGACCTGATCGTGACCGGCTTCACGGCCACGCTGGCCGACACCTGCCGCCCGTACTCCACCTTCGTGACCGGCAAGGTCACCGTGAAGAACGTCGGCAGCGCGCCCAGCGCCGCCCGCAGCGACGTGGGGCTGGTGCAGGTCGTGGACGCCCGCGACGAGGCCCTGACCGGCGGCTACCGGGGCAACGGCGTGGGCCTGGGCAGCGTGGCTCCCGGGGCCAGCGCCACCGTCGAGATCCCCGTGTACTACCCCATCGGCGCGCCCGAGGACACCACCGGCACCCGCACGTACTTCGCCCGCGTGAACTTCGGCCACTACATCGACGAGTCGAACACCGCGAACAACCGCTCGGCCGGGAACGTGGACGTGACCATTCCTGCCGGGCACTGCCACAACAGCGTCGGCCTGATCTATAAGGGCGACACCAGCGCGGCCACCGCCTACCGCGACCACCTGAAGACCCGGGGCCTGAACGTCGCCCTGGTGGACGCCGCCAGCCTGACCCCCAGCTCGCCCAGAACGCTCGCGGGCTTCGACCTGCTGGCCATCGATCCGCTGACCGGCGATCTGAACACCTGGACAGGCGGTGCGGACGCCGAGGCAGCCATCGCGGCCAGCGGCAAGCCCATCCTGGGCCTGGGTGGCGGCGGGTACGCGCTGCTGGGCACGCTGCACCGCACCCTGGGCTGGGGGAACGGCGCGCATGAGTCCAGCCAGGACAGCATCAAGGCCAGCAGTCCGCTGCACCCGGCCCTGAGCACGCCCTTCACCGTGGCCTTCACGGGAGGGCTGGCCAAGGTCGCCAACGCTGGAGCTCCGGTGGTCGAATACCACACCAGCGTGACCGGCATCGAACGCGTCGCCCTGAGTCCCGCGACCGACCAGTACGCGCCGCTGGCCGTCGAGGCCAAGACGAACAGCGCCATGTGGGGCTTCTACGGTGTTCCGAACTACACCGACGCCGGCTGGAACGCCGTGGCGAACCTCGCGTGGTACCTGCTGCCCTGAGGTGAAGTCTGCCGGATGGGAGCCTGGGGTCACCCGGGCTCCCATCTCCATTTGCCGTTCCCCCTGCCGTGACAGCCTGCGCGGCCTACACTCAGGTGCGATGAGCACCCGCAAAGAATCCGACACCATGGGCACCCTGGACGTGGACGCCACCCGTTACTGGGGCGCGCAGACGGAACGCAGCATCCACAACTTCCCGATCGGCCGGGACACCTTCGTATGGGGCCGGCCGGTCATCCGCGCGCTGGGCATCCTGAAGAAGGGCGCGGCGCAGGCGAACGCGGAACTGGGCGAACTGCCGAGCGACGTGGCCGCCCTGATCGTGCAGGCGGCCGACGAGGTGATCGCCGGGAAGCTCGACGACCACTTCCCGCTGGTGGTGTTCCAGACCGGGAGCGGCACCCAGAGCAACATGAACGCCAACGAGGTCATCTCCAACCGGGCCATCGAGATCGCGGGCGGCGTGATGGGCAGCAAGGCGCCCGTACACCCGAACGACCACGTGAACCGGGGACAGAGCAGCAACGATACCTTCCCGACCGCCATGCACATCGCCGTGGTGCTGGAACTGAACGAACGGCTGTACGGCAGCGTGGGCACACTGCGGGACACGCTGCACGCCAAGGCCGGGCAGTACGCCGGGCTGGTGAAGGTGGGCCGCACGCACCTCCAGGACGCCACGCCGATCACGCTGGGCCAGGAGATCGGCGGCTGGGTCGCGCAGCTCGACTACGCGCTGGCCGAGGTGAAGCACGCCGGAGAGGGCCTGCTGGACCTCGCCATCGGCGGCACGGCGGTCGGCACCGGCCTGAACGCCCACCCGAAATTCGGTGACCTGGCCGGGCAGAAGTACGGCGAAGAGACCGGCTACCACTTCCGCAGTGCCGAGAACAAGTTCGCCGCCCTGAGCGCCCACGACGCCCTGGTGCAGACCAGCGCCGCCCTGCGGACGCTTGCGGGCGCACTGATGAAGATGGCCAACGACGTGCGCTGGCTCGCGTCGGGTCCCCGCAACGGCATCGGCGAGATCACCATTCCCGAGAACGAGCCCGGCAGCAGCATCATGCCCGGCAAGGTCAACCCCACCCAGAGCGAGGCCATGACCATGGTCGCCACCCGTGTGTTCGGGAACGACGCCACCGTCGCCTTCGCGGGCAGCCAGGGGAACTTCCAGCTGAACGTCTTCAAGCCCGTCATGGTGCACGCCGTGCTGGAATCGATCCGCCTGATCTCGGACGCCTGCGTGGCCTTCAACGACAACTGCGCGGTTGGGATCGAAGCGAACGTTGAGAAGATCGAACACAACCTGTCCATCAACCTGATGCAGGTCACGGCGCTGAACAAGCACATCGGCTACGACAAGGCCGCCGCCATTGCCAAGAAAGCCCACAAGGACGGCAGCAGCCTGAAGGAAGCCGCGTTGAGCCTGGGCTACGTGACCGACGCCGAATTCGACGAGTGGGTTGTGCCGCTCGACATGACCCACAACTGAAGCGGGGGAGGGGAGAGGCCATCCGTGCTCCAGTCTGCGTGGGCACGGGGCGGTTCCTGTAGGAAACCCCGGTGAGGACACCATGACCAGCCGGGAAAGTGTGCACCGAACCGTCATCCTCCGCGCGACCCCGGCCAGGGTGTGGACGGCACTCATCCAGCCGGAGCAGATGGCCCGCTGGATGGCCGACTTCCCTTTGAGCATTGCCGTGACCTGGGAGGTCGGCGCTGCTCTGCATATGACCGGTGACCTGCACGGCCTGCCGTTCGAGAACCGGGGCACGGTGCTGGAGGTCGTGCCGCTCCGACGGCTGCGTTTCACGTACTGGAGCACCCTGACCGGCCGCCCGTACACGGAGGCGGACATTCCCGTGGTGCAGTTCACCCTCTCTCCTGAAGGTGGCGGGACGCGGCTGGAACTGACGCACGGCCACGTGCCAGCCGGGCCGGAGCACCAGCACCTGCCCTTCTACTGGAACGCCGCGCTGCTCAAACTGGGCGACCTGCTGGCCGCACCCGCTGGATAGGTTTGACGGATGGTGTATACCGCGCTATAGTTTCAGACATCACCGCCCACTGAGGCGGGTTTTTCGTTTTCTGGCAACGCGGTTTAGGGCTCGGAGAACCAATGTAGCCATTGCCTGCATCTCGATCCACAGTTCGCTCCATCTCCTTACCCCACGGTCACCTCAATCTAGGGTCTGTGCGGCTGGAGATTTGGCAGCGTGCACCTGTCGGTTCGTGCTCAGCGGGCATACTTGCACGCATGACGTCACCCCTGAATGTCATTCTCGGTGCAGGAAGTCAGGCCTGGGATGGTTGGCTCCCCACGCAACGGGAACAACTCGACCTCACCAACCGCGTAACCTTCGAACACTATTTCGGTGACCGCCGCGCCGATGCGTTCTTGTGCGAACATGTTTGGGAACACCTGACCCTTGAGCAGGGGCGAGCGGCCGCCCAGCTGTGCTTTGACTTCCTTAAGCCACGTGGATTCCTCCGCTGCGCGGTTCCCGACGCGAATTTCCCGGACGAGACGTATCAACGGATCGTGCGGATCGGCGGACCGGGGCCAGCCGATCACCCGGCCGCCGATCATAAGATCGTGTATGACGTTCACCTTTTCAGGGACGTATTTGAGAAGGTGGGCTTCGACGTGAACCTGCTGGAATACTGCGATGAGCAGGGGCGCTTCCATTATCACGAATGGGATGTGACGACGGGGCCGATCTACCGGTCTCTGATGCTTGACCACCGCAACCGTGACGGGAAGGTAGGAAGTGTTTCGATCATCGTAAACGCCATGAAACCCGAGTAAGCGTCGTTTGGTTGGCTGTGCGACACCGGCTGTTCAGTCGCGTAGATCCTGGAGCGGCATGAGGTTGTGAGCAAGAACGACCAGGACAACGCGAAGCCGTAGTGAGATCAATGTTTTGGTCTGCACAGACCGAATCTGAGAGACGACCAATTGAGAAAACAGAGTCTCAATGCGTTTGCGTAACTTTGCGTGGCGGTTCTCTCGCCATCCGGTGTCATATCGTGGTTTTTCTTGGGTGGTGACGGCCAGCGTGCACTATCCCTTATCGCCAACACTCCTCGGCCCGCCAAACTCAGGCCAAAGGGTGTTGAGTTAGTACGTGACAGTCGTGTCATGGAGGTTGGCTGGTCAAATCACGTACTGCAGGAGTTGGCCCGTCGGTGAGACCCATGCGTGGAGTTTGAAGCCGAGAAAGGCACCCTGTTTACCGAAACCCCATCTCGCTCCAGGCAACGCGCAGCGTTTCCCTCGTTTTGGGCGACACACCGGGAGCGGCATCAAGTCTACGACGACTTCTGTACACATCACAGGTGGGCTGACGATGGCCGGTCGGCCTGGTTCGGGTGAGGCAAGTCTGTCTCCTTGTTGAGGGCCTCCGGCGGTGCACAACCGTTCGACTATTTTGGCGATGAGCAGCAAGTGAGGGGGCTTGGTCTGGGCCAATGAAATGCTGTGTAGGAGGCGCTTAATGCTATCCTGAGTGTCAAGGAATATTCACTTCCTGATTATGCTATTGGCGTAATCTATGCTAAGATATATGCATGAAGAACGCTCCGCTGACCCTCGAATTCGGCACCGTCCGGCTGCCCATCAGCGCCGACGGTCTGCTGCACGCCCCCACGGCCCTGACCCAGCTCGGCGTCGCCGACCATGACTGGCATGGGCTGGCGCAGGAGCACGACCTGGGGATCGCCCAGCGCGATTTTGGCGCGGGCAACGAACCCACCCTCAGCGTCCCCGACTTCGCGCGGCTGGCGTTCACGCTGCACACCCCACAGGCGAAGCGCTGGCGAAAGCGCGCCCAGGAACTGCTGGTGCGTGCCATGCAGGGCGACGTCCGGCTGGCCGCCCAGGTGGCCGAGCGCAACCCCGATCCCGAGGCCCGCCGCTGGCTGACCTCCCGGCTGGAAAGTACCCACGCCCGCCGGGAACTGATGAGCACCGTGGCCCGGCACGGCGGTGCAGGCAACGTGTATGGCCAGCTGGGAAGCATCAGCAACCGCTCGGTGCTCGGCACGGACAGCGCCACCATCCGCCGCGAACGGGGCGTGAAAGCCACCCGCGACGGCCTGAGCAGCACGGAACTGCTGCGCCTGGCGTATCTGGACACGGCCACCAACCGCGCCATCCAGGAGAAGGGCGCGCAGGGCAACGATGCCATCCTGAAACTCCACCAGTTCGTCGCGCGGCGGGAGCGGCTCGGCTGGGAAACGCCGCTGCCTACCCAGGCTGGTTAGGCGGCGCCTCGACCCTCTGGCGGCAGAGGCTTGAACCTCTGCCGCTTTCCCACACCGGGCCTCACGCCGGGCCGCTAGAATCCGGCGCGTGTCGCTCCTGTCCCGATCCGTCCTGAAGGAGGTTCTCCGCTGGTATGCGGGCGGCATCGCGCTGTTCATGATCCTGCAGATGACGGACGCCCTGAGCAGCACCGTGTCGCAGCTCATCACGTACCATCCGCCCTTCAGCAAGGCCGCATTCGCCTTCCTCAGCATCCTGCCCAGCTTCCTGAACAAGACGCTGGTGATGGCGGTCGCCTTCGCGATCCTGCTGACCTTCTCGCGCATGCAGCAGGACAGCGAACTCAAGGCCGTCAGCGCGGGCGGTATCCAGCCCCTGAAGCTGGTGTGGCCGCTCACGCTGCCCTTCGTGGTGGTGGCGGCGATTGCCTTCTTCAACGCGGACCGGCTGGTACCGGCCGGCCTGGACATCTGGCAGAACAAAGCGTGGTACGACATCTACAACACGCCGCCGCCAGCGCCGGATCAGGACAAGTACACCTACGCCCCACCCGGCGCGCTGTACTACGCGGGCCGAGTGACCCCGGACGGCACCACGCCGGTCGCGCAGCTCCAGGGCGTGATGGTGCAGCGCGGCGATGAAACCATCACGGCCAGCAGCGGCATCTGGGATACGGCCACCCACACCTGGACGCTTCAGGGTGCGTGGATCGTTCGGCCCGGCCAGAACCCGGTGCAGCAGACCGCGCCGCTGGTGCTCCCACAGGGCGACACGCTGGATCCACCGATCCGGGACTCCAAGCAGCTGGTCACGTCCGAGTTGCGCCGCGCGCTGGCCACGCAGCGGCTGGACGCCACGCAGCGCCGCGAGTACACCTTCCAGCTCGCCACGCGCTACGCCGATCCCC
This genomic window from Deinococcus sp. KSM4-11 contains:
- the fumC gene encoding class II fumarate hydratase codes for the protein MSTRKESDTMGTLDVDATRYWGAQTERSIHNFPIGRDTFVWGRPVIRALGILKKGAAQANAELGELPSDVAALIVQAADEVIAGKLDDHFPLVVFQTGSGTQSNMNANEVISNRAIEIAGGVMGSKAPVHPNDHVNRGQSSNDTFPTAMHIAVVLELNERLYGSVGTLRDTLHAKAGQYAGLVKVGRTHLQDATPITLGQEIGGWVAQLDYALAEVKHAGEGLLDLAIGGTAVGTGLNAHPKFGDLAGQKYGEETGYHFRSAENKFAALSAHDALVQTSAALRTLAGALMKMANDVRWLASGPRNGIGEITIPENEPGSSIMPGKVNPTQSEAMTMVATRVFGNDATVAFAGSQGNFQLNVFKPVMVHAVLESIRLISDACVAFNDNCAVGIEANVEKIEHNLSINLMQVTALNKHIGYDKAAAIAKKAHKDGSSLKEAALSLGYVTDAEFDEWVVPLDMTHN
- a CDS encoding VWD domain-containing protein, with product MPNTRMLAGTITTLSLMLALAGCSGGSSTPAPGPLAAPQHVQVIPQDGQATIVWDAPDDAKVTGFNVYQGDQKLNDVPISAQGLKGGGLKVSGLHAQAQAGHLLSYVAQNLQNGTRYDFRVVSVGAGGESSASSGSAGGSPLVCDRYKVDSRIYGSGPYELHRAKLTRAGTGLPGAEIHVLGGGTDHIMTYNAGLSEYFDTASGTTFAWTPGSRADLLTRVGDCLVLATDRVPARPTLSAPAGATSDPTTPVNLTWTLTGSDPAVQNVHLSWVDGGGTIHTHMFPNLPGSARSFSIPAGTLPGGVPVKVWVRTSNPGAATLFGSYTPDSSVSFENTSPLLTLPAGTGAAPQPAVSWGDPHLITLDHTAVEFQAVGEFDLAQSTTDTFRVQARQRPWGGSGVVSVNTAIATRMNGQKAGVYLSGSGAVLRLGNAGTVTPVPAGGLDLGGGYRVTQSGAEFTFESPGGERLIVTGGGGYLNARLTLPVSRHGAIRGLWGNFDGVGTNDVFLRSGTPLSSPIPFADFYGPYATSWRVPSAAESLFVYDSGQSFGGFDDPAFPSAHPIPSADERAAAEATCHAAGVTDPILLAGCVTDVSQTHDAGFASAAANVPAPLGSVTIIPPARADLIVTGFTATLADTCRPYSTFVTGKVTVKNVGSAPSAARSDVGLVQVVDARDEALTGGYRGNGVGLGSVAPGASATVEIPVYYPIGAPEDTTGTRTYFARVNFGHYIDESNTANNRSAGNVDVTIPAGHCHNSVGLIYKGDTSAATAYRDHLKTRGLNVALVDAASLTPSSPRTLAGFDLLAIDPLTGDLNTWTGGADAEAAIAASGKPILGLGGGGYALLGTLHRTLGWGNGAHESSQDSIKASSPLHPALSTPFTVAFTGGLAKVANAGAPVVEYHTSVTGIERVALSPATDQYAPLAVEAKTNSAMWGFYGVPNYTDAGWNAVANLAWYLLP
- a CDS encoding LptF/LptG family permease gives rise to the protein MSLLSRSVLKEVLRWYAGGIALFMILQMTDALSSTVSQLITYHPPFSKAAFAFLSILPSFLNKTLVMAVAFAILLTFSRMQQDSELKAVSAGGIQPLKLVWPLTLPFVVVAAIAFFNADRLVPAGLDIWQNKAWYDIYNTPPPAPDQDKYTYAPPGALYYAGRVTPDGTTPVAQLQGVMVQRGDETITASSGIWDTATHTWTLQGAWIVRPGQNPVQQTAPLVLPQGDTLDPPIRDSKQLVTSELRRALATQRLDATQRREYTFQLATRYADPLTAIVFALAAGVLGLLLRNRAAAFASVVVFIALFYVLWSTVPGLARAGAMNPTLAAWLPNLVFLLIGGALAWRLR
- a CDS encoding ATP-binding protein — translated: MRLVSLGHLRLEELKFRREKPLLLLAYLSLEGPRTRRFMAQLFWPDAPNAMNNLAVAITHLRRLHAGDADERRVWAAVPSDAGELRDHLRAGNLDEALKLYGGPFADSVDLDDSGTELEDWVLDTRETLARELRAALLWHAEAEAREAQFERAAQGAETAYRLPGAPPPEPEDLPRFYALLRAAEHPLCGAIEREARDLGLTLEAPVPQARGRLRPPFVGRERELERLRALEPGQWAWVRGGAGQGKTALLREVASAGGHVLPARAGLPYATLEPLLGDLEASEAVLLRRLGAQPGRVLIDDWAAVDPESRTLLERLHALRPDFPVILAGTGEPPLPVDLSLELGALSAAELRSTPGAFEATGGLPTLVGAFLRGEPLDDALDARLGRLGATERLLYAVLTLQPGMELGLIRAALNLPAPALVEAHEHLRRAGLIDQSGLVRGLELARHTLDSDPEQAAQIHIALARHLPPALALPHYQAARHLWEDSDLDGLRAAHAHWGEELLRRGFPGRAVELLAHSPASAQITLLRAQALERGSLFRQALDVLLTLPQSPETRALESRLRYKLGDPAGAEQAARDALTGSLGAEAEALTTLGEIALRRGNAREALDVFSRAETLWQAAGQTSRWVWAINNRAVARVILGEGVDDAFREVLAATEQQPSARAMVMTNMAQGFLRSGATEQAAAAFREAIRLGQEVGNLTALVLGWNGLGILSHFTQPDQARRAYRAGLEVARQTADASHIAMLLANLAELDGDIPAWNQAIDLLERGGFHAMAVEAKASLESFMGRSGVR
- a CDS encoding SRPBCC domain-containing protein: MTSRESVHRTVILRATPARVWTALIQPEQMARWMADFPLSIAVTWEVGAALHMTGDLHGLPFENRGTVLEVVPLRRLRFTYWSTLTGRPYTEADIPVVQFTLSPEGGGTRLELTHGHVPAGPEHQHLPFYWNAALLKLGDLLAAPAG
- the ddrC gene encoding DNA damage response protein DdrC; protein product: MKNAPLTLEFGTVRLPISADGLLHAPTALTQLGVADHDWHGLAQEHDLGIAQRDFGAGNEPTLSVPDFARLAFTLHTPQAKRWRKRAQELLVRAMQGDVRLAAQVAERNPDPEARRWLTSRLESTHARRELMSTVARHGGAGNVYGQLGSISNRSVLGTDSATIRRERGVKATRDGLSSTELLRLAYLDTATNRAIQEKGAQGNDAILKLHQFVARRERLGWETPLPTQAG